In one window of Acidobacteriota bacterium DNA:
- the hpt gene encoding hypoxanthine phosphoribosyltransferase, which produces MAKERILFTPEEIDKKVSELADEIAADYKGKELAILGVLKGCFFFLADLIRELRERGVAVTIDFVKMKTDEEAVGESSKKIIIFDTEFDIRGKDVLVVEDILDTGVTLNYLLNHLKEEGPGTIRVCVLLDKPFKRKVDLSPDYVGFEIPDKYVFGYGLDYQERLRELPYIAYFDE; this is translated from the coding sequence ATGGCAAAGGAACGCATTCTTTTCACCCCCGAGGAGATAGATAAAAAGGTTTCAGAGTTGGCTGACGAGATTGCTGCTGATTATAAGGGAAAGGAGTTAGCGATCCTCGGGGTACTTAAGGGGTGTTTTTTCTTCCTTGCCGATCTCATCCGCGAGCTTAGAGAGAGGGGGGTGGCGGTGACGATAGATTTCGTCAAGATGAAGACCGACGAAGAGGCGGTGGGTGAATCTTCAAAGAAGATAATCATCTTCGATACGGAATTCGACATAAGGGGAAAGGATGTGTTGGTGGTCGAGGATATCTTGGATACCGGGGTGACCTTGAACTACCTGCTGAACCATCTGAAGGAAGAGGGACCGGGTACGATCCGGGTATGTGTGCTTCTGGATAAACCTTTCAAGCGGAAAGTAGATCTATCTCCTGACTATGTGGGGTTTGAGATCCCCGATAAATATGTCTTCGGTTACGGGCTCGATTACCAGGAACGGCTTCGTGAGCTCCCTTACATCGCTTATTTTGATGAATAA